In Tachysurus fulvidraco isolate hzauxx_2018 chromosome 9, HZAU_PFXX_2.0, whole genome shotgun sequence, the sequence ccAATGTACTCTGTGTAAGTGTAATAGTGCAACTGGGGTAATATTAGTGACCTAAAGTCCTAACTaccccaaaaaaaacacaaaaaaacaaaaaaaaaaacatgtcattcTTCAGTCTTTCAGTCCTTATTTGCGTGCCATGTCATAATTGGCCACAAACCATTCACAGGTCTCCTTGatggctgaaaaagaaaagacaaaagcagatttaaaaactCCACTAGTCTGTCACTTTGCATAATTAAGACAACAGCAGCTAATACAGTgcttatttacagtatgttctctgtgtgtgtgtgtgtgtgtgtgtgtgtgtgtgtgcgtggtgtgatGTTAAGCTGTGCTTGAGATATATCCCTACTAGTGTATTTATCACATTATTATTGGACTGAAGTGATAATCCATCCTAGATGAATACTAACGCAGATATAAATGAGAGATGAAATTCTACACAAATTGAACTAAACTAAACTGAATTTAATGTGTCGAACAAAGGTTTCTGTCATGTAACAAATCTGAAATGTCCTTATCTAATCGAGTCAAATTAGATCAGAAAGCTTGATCCAAAGCTCTACATGGCATCTGGTGGAGATCTGGTATTAACTCGAGTGAAACTCTTAGGTATTAACTCGAGTGAAACAGCTTAGGCTAGGCAAATGTTCAGGTTGAAGAGCTGACACAGATACTGGTCCTGGGTTACACCCCTGATATTGTATGTACATTATCTCTTTCTGAAATTGACCTTTGTTGAAAGGAGTGAAGGTGAAATCTGGACAGTATTTGCGGAGTTTTGCGTTGCTGGCTGTTTTCTTGAACTGCCCGTCAGCTTTACTTGTATCATACTGAAAACAAAAGGTCAAGGTTTATTCTGTAGGAGATATGTGGCGGCTGACCTTCGATACGGTCGTTACACAAAAGTTACAGATAAACGAGCTTAATGTGTCTAGACGTATTTTTCTCTAACAGCGTCGTTGACACACTTGTGGCCGGTTCAGGTGGAGCACTCGATAGCCCTCATGCGGCTGGGTAGAGATTAAATCTAATACATGTTTTGCCTGAGACACATGAAGTCAGCCAGCTGTCACTCATCGTGCATGGCTTTGACATTCAAACTTGAGGTCATCTAACAAAGGAAAACTTCTTCTGTACAAAGGAACACAAATATTACACTATTGAACGCTATTCATTTCATAACAATTTCTACGGGTTTGGTGCAGAGCTTTATGAATGAACAAGAAGATCTCCTGAACAAACATGTTATACTTGTTGGCTTGGGTTTACAGTAGAAGTCTTCTctggtctaaagaaatgtacccgacccgaagcgacctgaatcactttttacctgaacctgacgtgcataattttttttttttttaaagaaagacccgatccgagacaaacctgaaaaaattagacccgattCCGACCCAacggctttttttttaacccgactggacccgaatgttgcataactctactctaaagtaaccgctacagagtggattcaaaattgaggtctgtttcaatgaaaattagcttaccgccagccacacgtcgccagctaCATGTcccaagcggtcttggcaaacagaggagaggttggaaaaggcgATTCACACACGCAAGATAAACTAGTCCGGGTCTTCttgggtccgttcggtaaaaacacattaattttaaattacccgagacccgatgccgctattattatacccgacccgtgtccgaggtacacgtgaaacttttaggcCCAAaccccgctcgggtctcgggtcgaacctcgggttttcggacccgtgaagacctctaggtTACAGCCGAATGTTCGCTcagataataaaacaacaaccttAAAATGATTCATGTATGTGCGAGAACGAGTCAAAGGATACGACAACTTTCCCTTTGAACCCAAAAGCTTCGACTACGGCATCTGCAGCTTCTTTGATTGACACTTCGTCTTCCTCTCCCACTAGATGTTgagaaaaagggaaaacaaTTAGATATTCATGATCTCCTGTATGATTTTGTAGACAAATAATCTGTATAGAAAGAAATTGTTTACCTGACAATATGATTGGTTCCACTTCATCGTATTCCCGGAGTACCCAAAGAAAGAGTCGAGCCAAATCATGCGAATAAATAAACTGTCGTCGTGCAAGGCCAGAACCCCAGACCTCCAGAGCCGTCCCATCCTCTACAACACAAAACACGCAGCGTTCCAACTTAGTTCAAATAGTTATACAAGGCTGTTGTACAGTAGCTACAGTgctttgcaaaagtattcatacccactgaacgtTTCCACATTTTGatatgttacaaccacaaagaaaaattttattgtgtttttatgaaataggctgaaagaaagtggcacataattgtgaagtggaatgaaaattataaatggtgtccacattttttatttttttatttttttttttacaaataaatatctgaaaagtgtggtgtgcatttgtattcagcccccttttactctgatacccctaactaaaatccagtgaaaccaactgccttcggaagtcacctaattagtaaatagagaacaaatgtgtgtaatttaatctcagtataattaaagctgttctgtgaagccctcaggactgtgttagagaacattagtgaacaaacagcatcatgaagaccaaagaacacaccagacaggtcagggataaagttgtggagaactTTAAAGCATcgttaggttataaattaatatcccaatCCTTGAACATCCCACggagcactgtacaatccatcatccggaaatggaaagagtatggcacaactgcaagcctaccaagacacGGCCTTTCACCTGAACTGACAGGCCgtgcattaatcagagaagcagacaagagatccacagctcaggtgggagaatctgtccacaggacaactattagtcgtgcactccacaaatctggtctttatggaagagtggcaagaagaaagccattgttgaaagaaagccataagaagTCCCACTTGCAGTTTGCGACAATCCATGTGGGagacacagcaagcatgtggaagaaggtgctctggtcagatgagaccaaaatgtaactttttggccaaaattcaaaacgttatgtgttgcagaaacctaacactgcacatcaccctgaacacaccatccccaccgtgaaacatggtggtggcagcatcatgttgtggggatgcttttcttcagcagggacagggaagctggtcagagttgatgggaaaaTAGATGGAgtcaaatacagggcaatcttagataAAAACCTGTttgagtctgcaaaagacttgagactggggcaGAGGTTCACCTTTCAGCAAGACCCtgaacatacagccagagctacaatggagcGGTTTGGATCAAAGCATATACATGTGTTTAGAAAGGctcagtcaaagtccagacctaaatccaattgagaatctgtggcgagacttgaaaatcgctgttcacagacgCACGCCATCcgatctgactgagcttgagctcttttgcaaagaagaatgggcaagaatttcactctctagatgtgcaaagctggtagaaaaataccccaaaagacttgcaaCTCTAATCGCAgcgaaaggtggttctacaaagtattgactcagtggggctgaatacaaatgcacaccacacttttcagatatttactggtaaaaaaaaaaaaatttggacaccatCCATTTATCactttccttccacttcacaatcaTGTGCCagtttgtgttggtctatcccataaaatcctaataaaacacattttttgtaTGTGGTTGTAAACGtatcaaaatgtgaaaaagcaCAGTGGGTacgaatacttttgcaaggtaCTGTATATCAGAACTTTATTTATCAGAATTATTTAAAACCTTTATGTGACTGGTTTCTAGAGAAATCTAGACAAAAATCCTACCAATTCCTTATCTTGTGCTTGATATCACTAGGAATTATTTGTTCATGGTATGTTTCGGAAAGGAATGACCTAACCTGGGACTGCATACACAACAGGATATTTTGTAGTATCTAGGTGTGGTTGTCTTTCAGTCCCACTCGAAGTATGACACAAGGtgacataacaaaaaaatatatatatatatctttcctAATCACGTGACTTGTCGATTTACTAAAGACGAGGATATGAAACCGGTAGAAGTCTCAGACTGGTTTGTTCTGAGTAGAGCTTACTGAGTAAACGTgtctaatactgtatatttaaaacatttttcccCCACAGTAAGATCTCATTAAGCTGTCAGTGTGCAGGATGTGTTACACAAGCTCCATAATGTATTCCCAGAAGCAGTCATTTCCTTGGCATTTTGTCAAGTACACCTAGTGTAATTACACTACAGTGTGGCCGAAGGCTTGAAACCGATAGGTCAGAAggtttatatatagtataatatatatgttaacaataacacactcattataatggGTTAAAGTTTCCGTAGTAACAGCTCACACCCACCGAGTTCACATTTCACAGTACACTCTAATTTTTCTCCATTAATGTAAAACGAATAATGAGCAGATTCAATAACAGGATGTTTAATCAGTCGTTCTAACAGCCGTTTGAAACTTCGCAGCTTTTTGTTTGCGGACGTTTATGGAACGATTCTCGGTTTCGCCGTTGCTTTGcgttttctgcttttctctgcTAAATGATAAAGCggcgctttgtgtgtgtgtgagtcattgAGGGTGTGAGAAAGAGTGGGATTAAGATAAAGAATGGTTAACTCTTATGTGTCCTGAGGAGACGTTTATATATCATATTTGTTTAagtaagacaaataaaaaaggataaggacggattgaaagaaaaaaatcacgtTGCCAAAAACTAAATGCATAGTTCTTTGCATAGCCTGgctttggaggttggagtcagaGCACAGTGTCATGATACAGAGCCCCTGgtgcagagagggttaagggccttgctcaagagccacgatcaacaacccagagctttaaccactttTTTGCTACCACTGACCCTAAGCTGCTCTTTAGTAGAGATGGTCTTACAATGAATTACTGTGGAAAAACAGACTTTCACGCTTTTTGAACCTGTGTAAAATTTGACAGCGTTTACTAGAACTTTcttataaaaatctaaataaaaaaaaaaagtcctgctCATGGGGTCAAATTCTTTGAAGCATGGGGTCAGAAGCTCATGGGGTCAAATTCTTTTTGTCGCTGACAATCATAAAGCTGTCCTGTGCAGATGAAGAGGagctgattagattagattagattagattagattagattcaactttagtgtcattgtgcaaggtacatgtacagagccaatgaaatacagttagcatctaaccagaagtgcatagatggcttatttacaatacagtgtaataaataagggtatgaggttatacagaaggtgtagtaatatgtacatataactgaataagggtaaataTAGTGTGATTATGAATGAGAGAAGACACTCTGATCTTCTTATCAGTGAAAACCACTGTGGGAATACATCAGGTTATCTGTATCACCCCATGGCACAATTCAACACCGTAAAAAGGTCAGtgaaataaacaacataacTGAAGAGACATCATCACCACCCGAAGCCGTCACAAACAATCAGATTGGGAAAATGATGTCTTGTTTAGTATGTGAATGACTTTTACCCCACAAACAATTACAAAtttagtaattaaaaaaaaaaacactgcttagATGGAGCACCATGGATGAGCACAAGATATGGTACATAGTAGACAAGATCTCAACTTTAATCTCACCACctcaacaaacaaaccaaaccacaaggttgtgagtttgaatcccacagccaccaagctgccactcctgggcccacgagcaagacccttaacccccGATTGCTCAGccttataaatgaaataaatgtaagtctctGTGGAAAATCGCGTCtataaatatacaatgtatACGTGATAATAAGTGTATAACCTGTATAATCTCTTTCGCTCTTTATCTCGTCGAAGCAAAGCCAGGATAAGGAAAAGTATCCGGATACAGATTCAATCTCGTCATTGGTAAAATTATATGTATGatttaactgtgtgttcaggGATTATGGCACTACACCAATGTTCATTACAAGTGTAACTAATGTGGGTTTGTACAATATAATAGTATGAAAAGATTAAGGTATGTCTAGGGAGGGTAATATTTGCTTATAGGAAAGGTGAGAGTTTAGGCTAGAGACTAGGCCATTAAAGCTCTCTAGAGAATCTGTGGTCTCTCACGTAACATTAAAGCATTGTTTAACAAAGAATAAGGTATAGCCATAAAAAAGGTTGTAAAGAAAGTTCCGAACAGTGGACTTTGTCACATTTGGGATTCTCAGTTATGACATGCTGCTTTGTGTAATCTTTGGGAgaatgtggggggggggggggggctggcAACTTAACTTCtgtttatagcagctataatataaatgaaaatcaggAAGAAAGGCACTAACCAAACAAGGAGATAAaatttcaatataaaaaaagcTGTAAACCGTGTTCGATTCGGATCTTATCGAGTGTCTTGAGCATTTGTTGTCCGAGCAAGTCGAAGCCAGAGTGAGCCCAACATCTGTAGAGTAAAAACTTTACAACTAGgttgaataaataatttcactCTTGAGTCTTCTTTAACGTCCATTTGtttaaagtgctataaaaaAAGAAGTCGATCGTTTGGGAGAACAAGGAAACTACCACGGCCTGATAAAATGTGCAATGCCTTGCAAACAGGTCAAATAACTGCGTGTGTATAAACATCTGATACCTGATACTGGTAACAAGCGGGTTGAGGCTTGTTATACTCCTTCGAAAGTTTATCAGCTTTGGATTTGCATCTCGTTCCGATATAAAACTTGCGGAAAGTCAGAATATGTATGTGCTGCATGCTTGTTTTTCTTACTTTGTGCTATGTAGGTCTTATGTATGAGTCCTGGGAGAACATGGCCATCCTCTATGTTGAAGTTGTCATGGGGACCAAAGACGTTTGTGGGGATGACGGCGGTGTACTGTTGACCGTACTGTTTAAAATAAGccctgtaataaaaaaataaaaaaaaaaaagacacaggatgaatgaatgtgtattaatatttaactacagcggtgtaaaaaagtgttggcccccttcctatttttttatttttctgcacgtttgtcacactgtgtgaaaaagtgtttccCCCCCAATGTTAAAACATAAtctaactgtggtttatcacacctgagttaaATTTCTCTAGCCATACCCAGGCCTGATGTCTGTCACTCCTGTTCGCAaccaagaaatcacttaaataagacctgactgacaaagcgaagtagaccaaaagattcTCAAAAGCTACACGtcatgccgagatccaaagaaattcaggagcaaatgagaaaaaataaattgagaTCTATTAGTCTGGATAAGGTTATAGAAGGTtatcagggtttcccgcagaaaatttATTAGTTAAGGTGGTAGGGttggggggcggggcttctttgcgagatagaccacagactctgtactacgtttaacgattattaaaaacaggcacgtgcatcctagctagcaggtgaagaactcagACAACAAATtcaccagctaacttactttaaatttgcaagaactatagactaatacaataacaggcttaaataaacccaaaacataagtccactCACAGTTCTCACGGACACGCGTTTTATCAACTAGCTAGTTATCCTTCAGACAGagacggaccacgtctttctctcatttcggccgtgtgGCGCGCGTGCCTGCTCGCGATGCGAGCTATTCACCGGGATGCACTTGatggccttttgtgcagcggaattttttttttttttgggacgacctagttaaggtGGTAGGGTTTCCCGGCTTAGACAGGCCGCCcgaactgcaaagtgctgcgggaaaccctggttataaagccattttaaagctttgggactccagcgaaccacaATAAGAGACTTATCCataaatggcaaaaacatggaacagtatCAATCCTACTTTAGGAGTGGtggaccaaaattaccccatgactcatccaagatgtcacaaaagaccctacaacaacatccaatgaactgcaggcctcactttcCTCGTTTAAGGTCAGttttcatgactccaccataagaaagagaatGGCCTTGCAtcaagaacatcataccaacggCAAAATATTGTGGTGGTATTGTGATGGTcttggggctgttttgctgcttcatgaattctgctgtctaccaaaaaatcctgaattaCAATGTGCGAcaatctgtttgtgacctcaagctcaagttatcgcaaacgcctgattgcagttcttgctgctaagggtgggacaaccagttattaggtttagggggccaccacttttttacacaggtttgtaggtttggattttgttttcccttaataacaaaaaccttcatttaaaaactgcatgttgtgtttacttgtgttattattattattttgactaatatttaaatttgtttgatgatctgaaacattaaagtgtgacaaacaagcaaaaaataaaaaaaaaatcagaaagggggccaacactttttcacaccactgtatgtatAACGTGCAATGCTTTTTtaagtcataaaaaaaaaaaaaaaaagaaaagaaaaaaaaagaaaaagccttGCACTAGAACACAACATATCCCTCGACGTGTGATCTTTCAGGTATTCATTCATGGTGTCTGGTTTTCTGAATAGATTTAAGCATTATCAGATCAAGGAGTGGCATGAACAATGAAGTTATGTTACAACTGATCGCCTACACATCAGTTCTAATAAGCTGGGCTTTATGAAAGAGTAGCATAAAGAAATTCATCTGAAAAAGCACTGTGTTAGGTGGCAAACCCAAGCAACACTCGTGACCCATAGAATAACCTCCCCAGGATAAAGCATGGTGAAGTAAGACCTGTTTAACACCCTGAGAATAACGTCCCTAgtgtgaagcatggtggaggtAGCACTGCTCATTACCCTTGCCAcatttccaccgaggcagtttgagtgctggttcggagccagagcctaatttagaaccagaattcgttctttttcgacagccaaagcaccggctctgaacagTGGTTTTTAAGTAGCACCACAACGTTGCTgatctagacttaagaaccgcttgctcAGGGGCtatgggcggggctactgttagcgcatttgatcaTGTACAgaaccttaagtatactaatgtttaatacacttttactttaccgcagtatgatacattatcagcacacatgataataggtagctacatgctaaggctaacgtttttctgtgttaacgataaaataacgttatgtactttcttgattacaacctccatttataccGATTACatggagccgcacgtacacgttggattcgccgcatttggatgccaatgtaggttcacaaagcaatgagaattaacagtaaagcaacatccgccattgttgttgtgtttgtgtttgccgctgctgcgctaacgttgctgggaaacatgacacgtatacagtgacgtcagacttggctctgtgacggctctctagccggtggaaaggcaaaccggttttAGAAGGTTCGCCATTGGAACCaaatttgaaccagcaccagtgctagctctgaaccagcactcggttctttttggtggaaaagaagCCCCTGTGAATAACCTCCCCCCAGGGTAAAGCATGGTGAAGTTAGACCTGTTCAACACCCTGAGAATAACTTACCCAGGGTGAAGCATAGTGGCAGTAGCACCACGTTCATCAAGAGGGATTAGGAACCCTTAAGTCTGCTGGAGAGGCAGGCTTACAGTAAGTCTGCTGGAGAACTACAGATGCCAAAGCTACAGTGGGGCAGCCAGTCGAAGCTCAGTCCTCAATAAAACTGACAACGCGAGATTCCGCAATGCCGGACAAGTTTTAGAAAACAGCTAgcaatctacaaaaaaaaatatatatatacagctttTACAGGTGTTTCTATGCTGCTACATCAGCAACATCTCATTACTCACCTGTTGTGGACATCTATCATTCGTTTAGCATAAGAATAACCGAAGTTGGATTCGTGAGGTGGGCCATTGTGAatctgatagagagagaaataagattCAGGTCGATGTCCGTATACAACCACAAAGTTCACGGAGAGCAGAAAACAGGACAAGCTTACAAACCATAGTCTCATCAATGGGGTACGTGGTATTGTCTGGGAAGATGCAGGTAGAAAGACAGGACACAACCTTTTTCACTGCAAACTCGTGAGCTGTCTGTAGCACGTTGTCATTGATGTAGAGGTTGTTTCTCTGAAAGACAATCCGATCAGTGAACACGTATAATTTGAAGCCTTTACTAATTTTATACCAGTATCTGCTGGaattatgttatattaataatagtCTGTGgaaatcatctttttttttttttttttttaaagggatgGTTGCTGGATAGAGTTTATGGCTAGTAACATAAAGGTTTATTGTACCCCTGGAGCAAATAATGTAATgtcaataaagttgaatctaatctaatctaatctaatcttatctatTCTAAATAAGTGTTTAAGGCAGGGAAAATCACTCGGGAGCTTCTGGGTAATAAACCGCATAAACCTTTGTCTCCTCATTCCATTCAAATTCAGATTAGCTTGGATaaggaaacaaataaaacaaatggcaGATCCATTCAGTTGGCAGTTGACTGTTACAATCAACAGTACAAATGATTAGTTACAAAATACGATTGTTCTATATTGACCTTCGTTTTAAATGTTCACACAAAATTAGCTTAGTTGGGCGATAAGCTATGTAGATAAATGTTAGTAATAATCTAACATGAGAAGCTCTTAGATCtcaggggtaaaaaaaaaagtttaaagtaaCTGCCAGGATTTGTAttagcttaattttttttttttgggtcaaAAGAACTATTTGGAGTATGTTAAAGAAGACCAACAGGTATTAAGAGATCTTGTCAGGAAGAGTgatttcttacattatttaaagcTCAGGTATCAGGTATTGACTCTTCGAGGGTTTCTGAATGTGATGCATTATATTCTGGTTGCAAACAATATGCAAAACTCCAGGCTACCTACAAGTCTCTGACTCCGAAAAAGGCTACATCTTAAACTGTAGTG encodes:
- the LOC113662388 gene encoding GDP-L-fucose synthase-like isoform X1 is translated as MLSGSTMERDSGKMRVMVTGGTGLVGKAIEKVLNEEGGAREGEEWIFLSSKDANLMDVEETKAVFQKHRPTHVIHLAAMVGGLFKNMRQNLSFWRNNLYINDNVLQTAHEFAVKKVVSCLSTCIFPDNTTYPIDETMIHNGPPHESNFGYSYAKRMIDVHNRAYFKQYGQQYTAVIPTNVFGPHDNFNIEDGHVLPGLIHKTYIAQKDGTALEVWGSGLARRQFIYSHDLARLFLWVLREYDEVEPIILSVGEEDEVSIKEAADAVVEAFGFKGKVVYDTSKADGQFKKTASNAKLRKYCPDFTFTPFNKAIKETCEWFVANYDMARK
- the LOC113662388 gene encoding GDP-L-fucose synthase-like isoform X2; translation: MERDSGKMRVMVTGGTGLVGKAIEKVLNEEGGAREGEEWIFLSSKDANLMDVEETKAVFQKHRPTHVIHLAAMVGGLFKNMRQNLSFWRNNLYINDNVLQTAHEFAVKKVVSCLSTCIFPDNTTYPIDETMIHNGPPHESNFGYSYAKRMIDVHNRAYFKQYGQQYTAVIPTNVFGPHDNFNIEDGHVLPGLIHKTYIAQKDGTALEVWGSGLARRQFIYSHDLARLFLWVLREYDEVEPIILSVGEEDEVSIKEAADAVVEAFGFKGKVVYDTSKADGQFKKTASNAKLRKYCPDFTFTPFNKAIKETCEWFVANYDMARK